A region of Ictalurus furcatus strain D&B chromosome 1, Billie_1.0, whole genome shotgun sequence DNA encodes the following proteins:
- the scgn gene encoding secretagogin: MDCSLDQLDAAGFLHIWQHFDADDNGYIEGKELDAFFRHLLIKLGPKDKITEEKVQQLKARFMSVYDVTADGRLQIQELANMILPEQENFLLLFRREAPLDNSVEFMKIWRKYDADSSGYISAAELRNFLKDLFQQHKKDVSSNKLDEYTDTMMNIFDKNKDGRLDLNDLARILALQENFLLQFRIDANSLNERKQDFEKIFAHYDVSKTGALEGPEVDGFVKDMMELVRPSISGPELDQFRVVLLRHCDTNKDGKIQKNELALCLGMKPKP, encoded by the exons ATGGACTGCTCTCTGGACCAGCTGGACGCTGCAGGATTTCTGCACATCTGGCAACACTTCGATGCAGACG ATAATGGCTACATCGAGGGAAAGGAGCTGGACGCCTTTTTTCGGCACCTCCTGATAAAACTGGGACCCAAG GATAAGATAACGGAGGAGAAAGTGCAGCAGCTGAAGGCCAGGTTCATGTCCGTCTACGACGTCACGGCCGACGGACGCCTGCAGATCCAGGAA CTCGCCAATATGATCTTACCAGAACAAGAAAACTTCCTGTTGCTATTCCGCCGTGAAGCTCCTCTGGACAACAGTGTGGAGTTTATGAAG ATCTGGAGGAAGTATGATGCAGACAGCAGTGGATATATATCTGCAGCAGAGCTAAGG AATTTCCTGAAGGATCTTTTTCAGCAGCACAAAAAGGACGTGTCTTCTAACAAGCTGGATGAATACACGGACACCATG ATGAATATATTCGACAAGAACAAAGATGGCCGCTTGGATCTGAATGATTTAGCGAG AATCCTGGCTCTACAGGAGAACTTCCTGTTGCAGTTCAGGATAGAT gcGAACTCGCTGAACGAGAGAAAACAAGACTTCGAAAAGATCTTCGCTCATTACGACGTT AGTAAGACTGGAGCTCTGGAGGGACCCGAGGTGGACGGATTCGTCAAAGACATGATGGAGCTGGTCAGG ccgaGTATCTCAGGCCCGGAGCTGGACCAGTTCAGAGTCGTGCTGCTGCGCCACTGCGACACGAATAAAGACGGAAAGATCCAGAAGAATGAACTGGCCCTGTGTTTAGGGATGAAACCTAAGCCTTAG